The nucleotide window CTTTAAATAACAGTATGAGCTACTCTACTTTAGATGCCATTTTCAGACTTCCTAAATTTTGGAAAGAAGAAAAAGAAGTAACTGACAAAGCACTTGATTTACTTGATATATTTGAAATGGCTGAAATGGGAAATATAACTGCCGGAAATTTATCTTATGGGCAACAGCGTAAACTCGAGATTGCCAGAGCTTTGGCAACATCGCCTAAACTGCTCTTGCTTGACGAGCCTGCTGCAGGTATGAATCCTAATGAAACTAAGGATCTTATGAATACTATAAGTTTTATAAGAGAAAAATTTAAAATTGCCATATTACTTATAGAACACGATATGGATCTGGTAATGGGAATCTGTGAAAGACTTTACGTTCTTAATTTCGGAAAAATTATTGCCGAAGGATTGCCTGAAGAAATTCAGAATAATAAAGAAGTTATTACTGCTTATTTGGGGGAATAACAAATGATAAACAGCAAATTACAGGAGGAAATTTGTGGATATTTTAAATGTAAATGATTTGAATATATATTACGGAGGAATACATGCAATAAAAAATATTTCTTTTAATATAAAGAAAGGAGAAATAGTTTCTCTTATAGGTGCAAACGGTGCAGGAAAAACTTCTACTTTACACGCCGTTTCAGGCTTAATCCCTATAAAATCGGGAGAAATTTCTCTAAACGGTATTAATACTACAAATACAGAAGCACACAAACTTGTAAAACTTGGAATGGCTCATGTTCCTGAAGGAAGAAGAATTTTTACGGAGCTTACTGTTACCGAGAATCTTGAAATGGGTGCTTATACAAGAAATGACAAAGACAGTGTAAAAAAAGACATGGAAAATCAGTTTAAGCTTTTCCCTAGACTTGCCGAAAGAAAAAAACAGCTCGCAGGAACTATGAGTGGCGGAGAACAGCAAATGCTTGCAATGGCAAGGGCTTTAATGTCAAGACCTGCTTTACTGCTGCTTGATGAGCCTTCAATGGGACTTGCTCCTTTACTCGTACAGGAAATTTTTAAAATAATAGAAAAAATTAATAAAGATCATGGAGTTACTATACTTCTTGTAGAGCAAAATGCCAACATGGCACTTTCCATTGCGAATAGAGGATATGTTCTGGAGACAGGAAAAATCATTTTAGAAGGTACAGGAAAAGAACTGTTAAGCAATCCTGAAATTAAAAAAGCATATTTGGGAGGATAATTTAAAAGAGGGCTTATTTTGCCCTCGTTTTTTATCTGTATTCCTTTACTCTTCTACAGCTTCAAAAATACAGTATAAATTTATTATAAATCAATCACATTCTTTAAATTTTTTATTTTGTTTTTATTTTTAATCTATTCCTCAACATTCAAATTTTACAACGTAAAAAATGTGTTAGTGAGCGTTATGAAAATATCCTTTTTATTTTCATAGCGAATGTGCATTTTTGAGTATGTAAAGTTGAGTAATTTTTTGCTGCTTTTTTTCTAAAAAAGCAGGTTAAAATATTTTTTCGTTTCCATTTTTTGAAAAAAAGAAGTCCCCTTAAAAAGCAATCATCGCTGTAGCTCTTCCCGCCTGTTTTCCTTCTCTCCTGTAAGAATAAAATTTCTCATCCCAAGTATCTTCTTCTGAAACAATCAGATTTTCTTTTTTTATTCCTAAATTCAGTGCGGTTATTTTATTGAATATTGTATTACTGAAATGGTATTTTTGTGTATTTTCATTAAGTTTAAAAGATTTTACGATTAATTCACTTTCTTTCCCGAATTTATCAACAAATTTTTCAAAAAATTCCTGTCCCACTTCGTAATTTTCCTGTTGAATGCCTATTCCCAATGCCATAAGTACATTTTCAGGCTCTGTTCCGAATTTATTTTTCATAACTTCCAAGCCGTTTTTCATTATTTCTTTATATGTTCCGGGCCAACCTGAATGCCACACTCCTATTACTTCATTTTTTTTGTCATATACAAAAATCGGAAGACAATCTGCATAAAAAGTAAAAAGTGCCACATCTTTTCTTCCCGTTACAAATCCATCTATGTCTTTAAATACATAATTTTCAGTATTTTCATCTATTATTTCGACATTATTTGTATGAGTCTGATAAGACATTAGCGTTTTCCTGTCTTC belongs to Pseudoleptotrichia goodfellowii and includes:
- a CDS encoding ABC transporter ATP-binding protein; translated protein: MSLLKTTDLGISFGGLRAVDNVNIEINDQELVGLIGPNGAGKTTIFNLLTGVYKPTDGDISVNETNINKKSTPQIVSLGVARTFQNIRLFKDLSVLDNVKIALNNSMSYSTLDAIFRLPKFWKEEKEVTDKALDLLDIFEMAEMGNITAGNLSYGQQRKLEIARALATSPKLLLLDEPAAGMNPNETKDLMNTISFIREKFKIAILLIEHDMDLVMGICERLYVLNFGKIIAEGLPEEIQNNKEVITAYLGE
- a CDS encoding ABC transporter ATP-binding protein; translated protein: MDILNVNDLNIYYGGIHAIKNISFNIKKGEIVSLIGANGAGKTSTLHAVSGLIPIKSGEISLNGINTTNTEAHKLVKLGMAHVPEGRRIFTELTVTENLEMGAYTRNDKDSVKKDMENQFKLFPRLAERKKQLAGTMSGGEQQMLAMARALMSRPALLLLDEPSMGLAPLLVQEIFKIIEKINKDHGVTILLVEQNANMALSIANRGYVLETGKIILEGTGKELLSNPEIKKAYLGG
- the pgeF gene encoding peptidoglycan editing factor PgeF gives rise to the protein MFKEKENYYFIEEFEKYGIKAVYSKKNAGNMSDYCKMEGQEEKEQKKNRNKLLKELGLEDRKTLMSYQTHTNNVEIIDENTENYVFKDIDGFVTGRKDVALFTFYADCLPIFVYDKKNEVIGVWHSGWPGTYKEIMKNGLEVMKNKFGTEPENVLMALGIGIQQENYEVGQEFFEKFVDKFGKESELIVKSFKLNENTQKYHFSNTIFNKITALNLGIKKENLIVSEEDTWDEKFYSYRREGKQAGRATAMIAF